The Vairimorpha necatrix chromosome 11, complete sequence genome window below encodes:
- a CDS encoding putative SP-containing membrane protein: MIKQQFFIPTIAFFCMKNFIKTIEIAKESSEMIDQTLDTYSSNFVKKHDNINELKYIDHSGICFEKDIEKTNNISVSKILNDLQNENSIFGSPYENLNDKKTNNIDFYVLKYVCNKFFHLLLLEKPFYSRLPKFYLVRENTTIFSEEMEVIFYNAVKNHACGEELLPSVKDSAYDYLNPFVIESLELIYILSSNEFQKLFLKPFELDRIWSDIAKCFDLKYSTNKKDKLETMFESIKYKKILNKLFRLVNKSNDKLNFSNKTRDKKPNFFKHLFATAYGLALLPCASLAPLENNLLPSVKNVNYDFNNENESVSQHSVVINDNFNEIIHNTKYGYNRELELPIDMRDENEEKEYIIGENEYSMFESEDGKTFKTIKKYDKETTGDLNAISSTIENSFDKPSPEDVSSTHYFLSTNKKITNEEDLTVVDNTHASLSPYIEANSKTNNNFNIDLPSTITTEINKMVKNEKNYIDLKESKTKIPAKGKERSKRAPKGYRYKFKFKPKFKPSKPAKTGESNLKPSKNDVKSESIPKQSKNGGKSGGKFSKSGKAGKGLFKKGGKKLKNPFKMPDFNLKEFFSRIFELIKSGWYIVLPIIGIIISIIGALCRFFGKKLFKCCCCKKKKSDEDKEKLIPNEKK, from the coding sequence ATGATCAAACAGCAATTTTTCATACCAACAATTGCATTCTTTtgtatgaaaaattttattaaaactaTTGAAATTGCCAAAGAGTCCAGTGAAATGATTGACCAAACTCTGGATACATATTCTAgcaattttgtaaaaaagcATGATAATATTAATGAGTTGAAATATATAGATCATTCAGGAATTTGTTTTGAAAAAgatattgaaaaaactaataatatttctgtatctaaaatattaaatgatCTGCAAAACGAAAATAGCATATTTGGAAGCCCGTATGAGAACCTAAACGATAAAAAAACGaataatattgatttttatgtccttaaatatgtttgtaataagttttttcatttattacTGTTGGAAAAGCCCTTTTATAGTAGGTTGCCCAAATTTTATCTTGTTAGAGAAAACACTACCATTTTTTCTGAAGAAATGGaggtaattttttataacgcAGTTAAAAATCATGCTTGCGGTGAAGAGTTACTCCCATCTGTCAAAGACTCCGCTTATGATTATTTAAACCCTTTTGTAATTGAAAGTTTAGAACTTATTTACATATTATCTAGTAATGAgtttcaaaaattatttctgaAACCATTTGAGCTTGATCGAATATGGTCAGATATTGCCAAATgttttgatttaaaatattcaactaataaaaaagataaattagAAACGATGTTCGAAAGCATAAAGTATAAGAAAATTCTGAATAAACTGTTTAGATTAGTTAATAAGTccaatgataaattaaattttagcAATAAAACTCGAGATAAGAAGcccaatttttttaaacatttgTTTGCTACAGCTTATGGATTAGCTTTATTGCCCTGTGCGAGTCTAGCGCCATTAGAGAATAATTTACTGCCTAGcgtaaaaaatgttaattATGATTTCAACAATGAAAACGAATCGGTATCTCAACACTCTGTAGTGATAAATGACaattttaatgaaataatTCATAATACAAAATACGGGTACAACAGAGAACTAGAATTACCAATTGATATGCGAGATGAAAATGAGGAGAAAGAATACATAATCGGAGAAAATGAATATAGTATGTTTGAAAGTGAGGACGGTAAAACTTTTAAGacgataaaaaaatacgaCAAGGAAACTACAGGTGATTTGAATGCGATCAGTTCAACAATAGAAAATTCTTTTGATAAACCTAGCCCAGAAGACGTTTCGTCTACTCATTACTTTTTATCTACCAACAAAAAGATTACGAACGAGGAGGATTTGACTGTTGTTGATAATACACATGCTTCTTTATCACCATATATTGAAGCTAATAGTAAGactaataataattttaacatAGATCTGCCTTCTACAATTACAACcgaaataaacaaaatggttaaaaatgaaaaaaattatattgacCTAAAAGAAtcgaaaacaaaaataccGGCTAAAGGAAAAGAAAGGAGCAAAAGAGCACCGAAAGGATATAGatataaattcaaatttaaacCTAAATTTAAACCCAGTAAACCAGCAAAAACTGGTGAAAGCAACCTTAAGCCCTCTAAAAACGATGTAAAAAGTGAGAGCATCCCCAAACAATCGAAAAACGGAGGGAAAAGTGGAGGTAAATTCTCTAAAAGTGGAAAAGCTGGTAAAGGTCTTTTTAAGAAGGGAGgtaagaaattaaaaaatcctTTTAAAATGCCTGACttcaatttaaaagaattttttagtagAATATTTGAACTAATAAAGTCTGGTTGGTATATAGTGCTACCAATAATAGGTATCataatttctattattGGCGCACTATGTCGTTTCTTTGGTAAAAAACTTTTCAAATGTTGCTGTTgcaagaagaaaaaatctgACGAGGATAAAGAAAAACTTATACCAAatgagaaaaaataa